CGTTGCCGTTGATGGTTCGCTCTATCCGCCTCAGCCTCGACAATATCGATAGAAAAATTGAGTTTGCAGCGGCAACACTCGGCGCATCGCCGTTTAAGGTCTTTTTTACTATCACAATGCCGTTAATGCTTCCGGGTATTATTACCGGTTCGATGTTGGCTTTTGCCCGCAGCCTCGGTGAGTTTGGTGCCACCATCAGTTTTGTCTCTAACATTCCTGGAGAAACACAAACACTGCCTTTAGCCATGTATAGCTTTATTGAAACCCCCGGTGCAGAAGTAGAAGCTGCACGTCTGTGTGCCATTTCCATTGCTATCGCATTGCTCTCTTTGTTGATTTCTGAGTTCATGCAACGCTATTCGTCAAAAAGGCTCGGGGTTTAGAGTATGAGTAACTTCATCATTAGCGCTCAAAAGTCCCTAGGTGACACCTATTTCGATATCGATTTGGCGCTGCCTAATCGCGGTATCACTGCCATATTTGGACGCTCAGGTGCGGGTAAAACTACCTTGATCAATATGATTGCAGGCCTCGTCAAACCGGAACAAGGTCATATTGCGATTAATGACAAGGTGCTGTTTGATCATCAAACCCAAACTCACCTACCGATTCACAAACGAAGAGTAGGGTATGTATTTCAAGACTCTAGGTTATTCCCGCACTATACAGTGCAAGGTAATTTAAAATATGGCGCTCAAGCTATTTCAGCGGCTGAACTCGAAGAGGTTTGTCAGCTACTTGATATCAAGCACTTACTGAAGCGTTATCCGAGAGAGTTATCTGGAGGCGAAAAACAACGCGTTGCGATCGGTAGAGCGTTGCTTTCACAGC
This genomic interval from Vibrio agarivorans contains the following:
- the modB gene encoding molybdate ABC transporter permease subunit codes for the protein MTEYEVQALILSLKVASYALVWLIPIGISLAWMLSRKQFFGKAIVDSIIHLPLVLPPVVIGYLLLITMGRQGAVGGWLLKHFNIVFSFDWKGAVLACIVVALPLMVRSIRLSLDNIDRKIEFAAATLGASPFKVFFTITMPLMLPGIITGSMLAFARSLGEFGATISFVSNIPGETQTLPLAMYSFIETPGAEVEAARLCAISIAIALLSLLISEFMQRYSSKRLGV